A genome region from Arachis duranensis cultivar V14167 chromosome 8, aradu.V14167.gnm2.J7QH, whole genome shotgun sequence includes the following:
- the LOC110274843 gene encoding uncharacterized protein LOC110274843 — protein MGGGKKSQSSSSRNNAAGRPYGNKGMRNRGGKNGVFCYCGLRTVMKHSTTAENPGRPFYGCPNYEYGIHCNFFRWADGCEDQVSAAPIPLEVLHELSWRMTTLESDVRTVKMMTMMLLAFVVTFGVCLGFSLLGFIFNK, from the exons ATGGGTGGTGGCAAGAAAAGCCAAAGTAGCTCAAGTAGGAACAACGCCGCAGGCAGACCTTATGGCAACAAAGGAATGCGAAATAGGGGAGGTAAGAACGGTGTTTTCTGTTATTGCGGGCTTCGAACGGTGATGAAGCACTCAACAACTGCAGAAAATCCTGGTAGACCATTTTATGGTTGTCCGAACTATGAG TATGGAATTCACTGTAATTTTTTTCGCTGGGCTGATGGGTGTGAAGATCAAGTTTCTGCAGCACCCATTCCACTAGAAGTTTTGCATGAGTTAAGTTGGAGGATGACAACCTTGGAGAGTGATGTTAGGACCGTGAAGATGATGACAATGATGCTGCTGGCTTTTGTTGTTActtttggtgtgtgtttaggCTTTAGTTTGTTGGGTTTTATATTCAACAAATGA
- the LOC107462408 gene encoding cyanidin 3-O-galactoside 2''-O-xylosyltransferase FGGT1-like — protein MAEASFLHIAMCPWLAMGHLTPFLHLSNKLANRGHTISFFIPKRTISKLQHLNLHPHLITFIPITVPHVHGLPHEAETTADVPPSSITHLATAMDLTHNDIDLLLKDLKPQIVLFDFQHWLPNIARNHGIKCIQYLIVNPATVAYFASPARLGQGTESDLKKPPSPDFPDTSSIELRAHELRRSAAFRKLEFGSGVLFYDRLGTGSALSDAVAFKGCREIEGPYVDYLKSQYKKPVILSGPLLPEQPNTALDEKWESWLSKFKSGSVIYCALRTESPMEKNQVQELLLGLELTGFPFLAVIKPPMGYDSIEEVLPEGFKERTKERSVVYGGWVPQQLILGHSNVGCFITHCGAGSVTEALVNKCQLVLLPGPYGDHVINARILGRKLRVGVEVEKGQEDGLFSKESVCIVVKTVMDDENQVGREVRENHSKIRNLLLAPHFESSCLDDFILRLHDML, from the coding sequence ATGGCTGAAGCTTCTTTCTTGCACATAGCAATGTGTCCATGGCTTGCCATGGGGCACCTCACCCCATTTCTTCACCTCTCCAACAAGCTTGCAAACAGAGGACACACAATCTCTTTCTTCATTCCAAAAAGAACGATCTCAAAGCTTCAACACCTAAACCTCCACCCACACCTCATCACCTTCATCCCTATCACTGTTCCTCACGTCCATGGCCTTCCACATGAAGCTGAAACCACTGCAGATGTTCCCCCCTCCTCAATCACACACTTGGCCACCGCCATGGACCTCACACACAATGACATAGACCTTCTCCTCAAGGATCTAAAACCACAAATCGTTCTCTTTGATTTCCAGCACTGGCTTCCAAACATTGCAAGAAACCATGGCATCAAGTGTATCCAATACCTCATAGTTAACCCAGCTACCGTAGCTTACTTTGCATCCCCAGCAAGATTGGGCCAAGGAACCGAATCAGATCTCAAGAAACCGCCATCTCCAGATTTCCCTGATACTTCTTCAATCGAGCTTCGTGCTCACGAACTTCGAAGATCGGCTGCATTTAGAAAACTGGAATTCGGAAGCGGCGTTCTCTTTTACGATAGGCTCGGCACTGGTTCGGCTTTATCAGATGCGGTTGCGTTCAAAGGTTGCAGAGAAATTGAAGGTCCTTACGTGGATTATCTTAAATCGCAATACAAAAAACCCGTTATTCTATCGGGTCCTCTTTTACCTGAACAACCAAACACTGCCTTGGATGAAAAATGGGAATCATGGCTTAGTAAATTCAAATCCGGTTCAGTTATTTACTGTGCACTGAGAACTGAAAGCCCTATGGAGAAAAACCAAGTGCAAGAATTGTTACTTGGACTTGAACTAACAGGTTTTCCGTTTCTTGCGGTAATTAAACCCCCAATGGGATATGATTCCATTGAAGAAGTGTTACCAGAAGGATTCAAAGAAAGGACAAAAGAAAGAAGTGTTGTATACGGAGGATGGGTGCCGCAACAATTGATATTGGGGCACTCTAATGTTGGATGCTTCATAACACACTGCGGGGCGGGTTCTGTGACGGAGGCACTTGTGAATAAGTGCCAGCTTGTGTTGTTGCCAGGGCCGTACGGAGATCATGtgataaatgcaagaattcTGGGAAGGAAGTTGAGGGTTGGGGTTGAAGTCGAAAAAGGCCAAGAAGATGGCTTGTTTAGCAAAGAAAGTGTATGCATAGTTGTTAAGACTGTGATGGATGATGAGAATCAAGTTGGAAGAGAGGTGAGGGAAAATCATAGCAAAATAAGGAATCTCTTGTTAGCTCCACATTTTGAGTCTTCTTGTCTTGATGATTTCATCCTTCGGCTTCATGAtatgctttaa
- the LOC107462281 gene encoding protein C2-DOMAIN ABA-RELATED 7-like — translation MEDILGLIKLRIKRGINLAKRDTFSSDPYVVVKMEEQKLKTAFIRKNINPEWNEELTLYVKDVATPITVQVYDKDTFTADDEMGDAFIDLRPYIGCYYLMGLERLPDGCVVKKIQPNKTNCLAEESTCFWRNGCIVQNMILRLKNVECGEIECEIEWRDIPGCKGLSGLRS, via the exons ATGGAAGATATACTTGGTCTTATCAAACTTAGGATTAAGAGAGGCATTAATCTCGCAAAACGCGATACTTTTTCTAGTGACCCTTATGTTGTTGTCAAAATGGAAGAACAG AAGTTGAAAACTGCGTTCATACGCAAAAATATCAATCCAGAATGGAATGAAGAATTGACTCTTTATGTTAAGGATGTTGCAACTCCAATAACTGTG CAAGTTTATGACAAAGACACATTCACTGCAGACGATGAAATGGGAGATGCATTTATAGACTTAAGGCCGTATATCGGGTGCTATTATTTGATGGGGTTAGAGAGATTGCCAGATGGATGTGTGGTAAAGAAAATTCAACCAAATAAGACTAACTGTCTTGCTGAAGAGAGCACATGCTTTTGGCGCAATGGCTGTATAGTCCAAAATATGATACTAAGATTGAAAAATGTTGAGTGCGGCGAAATAGAGTGCGAGATTGAGTGGCGTGATATTCCTGGTTGTAAAGGTTTATCTGGACTAAGATCTTGA